A single genomic interval of Gammaproteobacteria bacterium harbors:
- a CDS encoding type III pantothenate kinase yields the protein MILDLDAGNTRCKWRIADDKKDVRKSGNSTLEQLCAAPFDEPGIRRVRVSSVRGPEADAMIARWAASNLGLNAEFASATRCLGQVVNGYTDPERLGVDRWLAILAGFDEVRGAVGVVDCGSALTADLVDKDGLHCGGFIAPGLAMMRQSLLSGTDKIRFAPNQRNAGFVPGRDTGEAVCNGALVAATGFVAQAIERFREICGDPVILMTGGDAELIQQQLQFSINLRPSLVLDGLDVALP from the coding sequence GTGATTCTTGATCTGGATGCCGGAAACACCCGATGCAAATGGCGTATCGCTGATGACAAAAAGGATGTCAGGAAATCAGGCAACAGCACATTGGAGCAACTCTGTGCTGCACCTTTTGACGAGCCGGGAATCAGGCGGGTTCGCGTTTCGAGTGTGCGCGGGCCAGAAGCCGATGCGATGATCGCTCGTTGGGCTGCATCCAACCTGGGGTTGAACGCGGAATTTGCCAGCGCTACCCGCTGTTTGGGTCAGGTTGTGAACGGCTACACTGACCCGGAGCGACTCGGGGTGGACCGGTGGCTTGCAATCCTTGCCGGATTCGATGAGGTGCGGGGTGCGGTCGGCGTAGTCGATTGCGGAAGCGCTTTGACTGCGGACCTTGTCGACAAAGACGGACTTCACTGCGGGGGCTTTATAGCTCCCGGACTTGCAATGATGAGGCAGAGTCTGTTGAGCGGTACAGACAAGATACGATTCGCCCCGAACCAGCGGAACGCTGGATTTGTTCCGGGAAGAGACACGGGGGAGGCTGTTTGCAATGGTGCGCTGGTGGCGGCAACCGGATTTGTAGCACAGGCTATCGAGCGATTTCGAGAAATCTGTGGCGATCCCGTGATTCTTATGACCGGAGGCGATGCAGAGCTGATACAGCAACAGCTCCAGTTCTCGATAAATTTGCGGCCTTCGCTGGTTTTGGATGGCCTGGACGTGGCATTGCCGTGA
- the birA gene encoding bifunctional biotin--[acetyl-CoA-carboxylase] ligase/biotin operon repressor BirA, with protein MGMNAENCDQKVEMVQLLAGQGYRSGESIARQLGVSRAAVWKRIEKLRASGVQIEKLPGKGYRLASSIELLDESTILSALPAEVRMRVSRLEVLSRIDSTSGLLLGRLRSGAEIHGTFIFAEEQTKGRGRRGRCWVSPFGRNIYVSFGWRFDGGISELAGLSLVMGIAVARALRRVGVVGIGLKWPNDLLINDAKLAGILIDIDGDCAGPISAVIGIGINFSMPPEFGKDIDQVWTDVLANCPAEASRNLLAAQLIENCIGAIEEFRRYQFGYFRAEWDECDALRGRDVEIVYANGPLKGVACGVDDDGALLLREGDRVLSVSGGEVSVRPCQ; from the coding sequence GTGGGCATGAACGCAGAAAATTGCGACCAAAAGGTTGAGATGGTGCAATTGCTAGCAGGTCAAGGCTATCGTTCCGGCGAATCGATTGCCAGGCAGTTGGGGGTCTCGCGCGCAGCCGTGTGGAAAAGAATAGAGAAGCTTCGGGCGTCGGGCGTGCAAATAGAAAAGCTTCCGGGCAAGGGCTATCGTCTCGCCTCATCGATCGAACTGCTTGATGAATCAACTATTTTGAGCGCCCTGCCGGCAGAAGTCCGGATGCGTGTATCCAGGCTGGAGGTGCTATCGAGAATCGATTCCACTTCGGGGCTGCTACTAGGTCGGTTGCGATCGGGGGCTGAAATCCACGGAACATTTATATTTGCGGAGGAGCAAACCAAAGGCCGTGGGCGCCGTGGCCGGTGCTGGGTGAGCCCATTTGGACGGAACATATACGTTTCGTTTGGCTGGCGGTTCGATGGCGGGATATCCGAACTTGCCGGGTTGAGTCTTGTGATGGGAATCGCCGTCGCCAGAGCGCTGCGCCGAGTCGGAGTTGTCGGGATAGGGTTGAAATGGCCAAATGATCTTTTGATAAATGATGCAAAGCTGGCGGGAATTTTGATTGATATCGACGGTGATTGTGCCGGTCCCATCTCGGCTGTAATCGGCATAGGAATAAATTTTTCAATGCCGCCTGAATTCGGCAAGGACATAGATCAGGTATGGACCGATGTGCTTGCCAACTGCCCAGCCGAGGCGTCGAGAAACCTGCTTGCGGCGCAGCTGATTGAAAACTGTATAGGCGCTATCGAAGAGTTTCGCAGGTATCAATTCGGCTATTTTCGCGCGGAGTGGGACGAGTGTGACGCGCTGAGAGGGCGCGATGTCGAGATTGTTTACGCCAACGGCCCGCTAAAGGGAGTGGCATGCGGGGTAGATGACGACGGAGCCTTGCTTCTAAGGGAAGGCGATCGTGTCTTGTCAGTGAGCGGCGGAGAAGTGAGTGTGAGGCCTTGTCAGTGA